A portion of the Harpia harpyja isolate bHarHar1 chromosome 15, bHarHar1 primary haplotype, whole genome shotgun sequence genome contains these proteins:
- the GTSF1 gene encoding gametocyte-specific factor 1, which yields MDGEELVPCPYDKSHLIRVSRLPYHLVKCQRNNPQVARTLATCPFNARHRVSQGKLQSHVASCPDKRQTDLPHEMDVSLGKRMKQPEVPTAWQPPPCQEDWDAELEDLEDRPPFIFNIRENNLLLPCDSSAPPAPTSWSQGRGATGHPATGEKQWAQEGPRTVAAGPGQCPSLPQD from the exons ATGGACGGTGAGGAGCTCGTCCCGTGTCCCTACGACAAAAGCCACCTCATCCGGGTGTCCCGGCTGCCCTACCACCTCGTCAAGTGCCAgcgg aacaaCCCGCAGGTGGCCCGCACGCTGGCCACCTGCCCCTTCAACGCCAGGCACAGGGTGTCCCAGGGCAAGCTGCAGAGCCACGTCGCCTCCTGCCCTGACAAGCGCCAGACCGACCTCCCCCACG AGATGGACGTGTCCCTCGGCAAGAGGATGAAGCAACCGGAGGTCCCCACGGCCTGGCAGCCCCCCCCGTGCCAGGAGGACTGGGACGCTG AGCTGGAGGACCTGGAGGACCGCCCGCCGTTCATCTTCAACATCAGGGAGAATAACCTGCTCCTCCCATGCGACAG ctctgccccaccagcacccacaAGCTGGAGCCAAGGCAGGGGAGCCACAGGACACCCTGCGACGGGTGAGAAGCAGTGGGCACAGGAGGGACCGCGGACAGTGGCGGCAGGACCAGGGCAGTGCCCGTCTCTCCCCCAGGACTGA